A single Nicotiana tabacum cultivar K326 chromosome 5, ASM71507v2, whole genome shotgun sequence DNA region contains:
- the LOC107761773 gene encoding auxin response factor 6 isoform X1, translating to MRLSSAGSNQQSPEGENKCLNSELWHACAGPLVSLPAVGSRVVYFPQGHSEQVTASTNKEAEAHIPNYPSLAPQLICQLHNVTMHADMETDEVYAQMTLQPLSPEEQKEASFLPLDLGIPSKQPTNYFCKTLTASDTSTHGGFSVPRRAAEKVFPPLDFSQQPPVQELIARDLHDNEWKFRHIFRGQPKRHLLTTGWSVFVSAKRLVAGDSIIFIWNEKNQLFLGIRRANRSQTVMPSSVLSSDSMHLGLLAAAAHAAATNSRFTIFYNPRSCPSDFVVPLAKYVKAVYHTRISVGMRFRMLFETEESSVRRYMGTITGIGDLDPVRWPNSHWRSVKVGWDESTAGERQPRVSLWEVEPLTTFPMYPSPFPLRLKRSWPPGFPALSGTRIRPLSPSHCFICLKLRVTLRELCELDLIVFQCFVFSHEGMKDDDMVMNPMMWLRDVGDGGTQSINFQGIGVTPWMQPRIDVPIGGMQMDIYQAMAAGALQDLRSVDPSKQALTSLLQLQQSNGVTNSTSGLLYPQLFQQSQGQTAFLPSMAQGQSQVQPVSQPHIFQQQMLHQNSSTTIHQQQQQSPLEQRPPPQQQQAIRQLDSSSQSQQTSLQAFCSTQQESFTDTNVNHSTNSIVNPLHSLSGAVTRDEPSQLVSVPRSSSLLSPTGWPPKRVAVDPVLPSASSQRMSPFIDQPGTPNKNVSQNALSLPTFPGRDCPVGQEGNNDLHNHLLFGFNIDSPSLMQSDMRSLRGVGSDCESANVPFASSNYLSNAGNDFAQNPVMALSGCINVPGFTQTSENAGQESPHNTFVKVYKSGSFGRSLDITKFSSYHELRSELARMFGLEGLLEDPLRSGWQLVFVDRENDVLLLGDDPWPEFVNSVWCIKILSPHDVQQMGKQGLELLNSVSMSKSSNNSCDDFANRSESRNMASGIMSVATLDY from the exons ATGAGGCTTTCTTCTGCTGGTTCCAATCAGCAGTCTCCTGAAG GGGAGAATAAATGTTTGAATTCTGAGCTTTGGCATGCATGCGCGGGACCTCTTGTTTCCCTACCAGCTGTTGGAAGCAGGGTGGTGTATTTCCCACAAGGGCATAGTGAGCAG GTTACTGCATCAACAAACAAGGAAGCTGAGGCTCATATTCCGAATTACCCAAGCCTGGCCCCACAACTTATTTGCCAGCTTCACAATGTTACCATGCAC GCTGATATGGAGACTGATGAGGTTTACGCTCAAATGACCTTGCAACCGTTGAGTCCT GAAGAGCAAAAGGAGGCATCTTTCCTTCCTTTAGATTTGGGTATCCCTAGTAAACAGCCAACAAATTACTTCTGTAAAACATTAACAGCAAGTGACACAAGTACTCATGGTGGATTTTCAGTACCTCGCCGTGCAGCAGAGAAAGTTTTTCCTCCATTG GACTTCTCTCAGCAGCCTCCAGTACAAGAGTTGATCGCTAGGGATCTCCATGACAATGAGTGGAAATTTAGACATATTTTCAGGG GTCAGCCGAAGAGGCATCTTCTTACAACTGGTTGGAGTGTGTTTGTAAGTGCAAAAAGACTTGTTGCTGGTGATTCAATCATTTTCATCTG GAATGAGAAGAATCAATTATTTCTTGGTATTCGACGTGCCAATCGGTCCCAAACTGTGATGCCGTCTTCAGTTTTATCAAGTGATAGCATGCATTTGGGTCTTTTGGCTGCTGCAGCTCATGCAGCAGCAACTAATAGCAGATTCACCATTTTTTATAATCCAAG GTCTTGTCCTTCAGACTTTGTTGTACCTCTTGCCAAGTATGTCAAAGCAGTATATCATACTCGCATTTCTGTAGGCATGCGCTTCAGAATGTTATTTGAAACTGAAGAATCTAGTGTTCGTCG TTACATGGGCACTATAACTGGCATAGGTGATTTGGATCCTGTTCGTTGGCCAAACTCACATTGGCGTTCAGTTAAG GTTGGCTGGGACGAGTCTACAGCTGGGGAAAGGCAACCAAGAGTCTCCCTATGGGAAGTCGAACCTTTAACAACATTCCCTATGTATCCATCCCCCTTTCCTCTGAGACTCAAGCGATCATGGCCACCTGGATTCCCGGCATTAAGTGGTACTAGGATTCGGCCCCTCTCTCCATCACATTGTTTTATCTGTCTGAAGCTTCGGGTAACGTTGAGAGAATTGTGTGAACTTGATCTAATTGTGTTTCAATGTTTTGTATTTTCGCATGAAGGGATGAAGGATGATGACATGGTAATGAATCCTATGATGTGGCTCCGTGATGTTGGAGATGGTGGAACCCAATCTATCAATTTTCAGGGAATTGGAGTCACACCTTGGATGCAGCCCAGAATTGACGTCCCAATAGGTGGAATGCAAATGGATATTTATCAAGCTATGGCTGCCGGTGCCCTTCAAGATTTGAGGTCTGTGGATCCCTCTAAACAGGCTCTCACTTCGCTTCTGCAACTTCAGCAATCCAATGGTGTCACCAACAGCACTTCCGGACTACTATATCCACAGTTATTTCAACAGTCTCAAGGCCAAACAGCGTTTCTGCCGAGCATGGCACAGGGCCAGTCTCAAGTGCAACCTGTATCCCAGCCTCATATTTTTCAGCAACAAATGCTGCATCAAAATTCATCCACCACTATCCATCAGCAGCAACAGCAATCTCCTCTGGAGCAGCGGCCTCCTCCGCAGCAACAGCAAGCAATTAGACAGCTGGACTCGAGCTCTCAATCACAACAGACATCATTGCAAGCATTCTGTTCTACGCAACAAGAAAGCTTCACCGACACAAATGTGAATCATTCTACCAACTCAATTGTTAATCCACTGCACAGCCTATCGGGTGCAGTTACCAGGGATGAACCATCCCAGCTTGTCAGTGTTCCTAGATCGAGCTCCTTACTATCTCCTACCGGATGGCCACCAAAGAGGGTGGCTGTCGATCCTGTCCTTCCTTCTGCATCTTCACAGCGTATGTCACCCTTCATTGATCAGCCGGGAACACCCAACAAAAACGTATCTCAAAATGCTCTTTCTTTGCCAACGTTCCCAGGTAGGGACTGCCCCGTAGGTCAAGAAGGGAACAATGATCTCCACAATCATCTTTTGTTTGGGTTCAATATAGATTCCCCATCTCTTATGCAGAGCGATATGCGAAGCCTCAGGGGAGTTGGTAGCGATTGTGAGTCAGCAAATGTGCCCTTTGCTTCTTCCAACTACCTAAGTAATGCGGGCAATGATTTTGCTCAAAATCCAGTTATGGCACTCTCTGGTTGCATTAATGTACCAGGTTTCACACAGACTTCTGAAAATGCGGGACAAGAAAGCCCACATAACACCTTTGTTAAG GTCTATAAATCAGGGTCCTTCGGAAGGTCATTAGACATCACCAAGTTTAGCAGCTATCATGAGCTGCGAAGTGAGCTTGCACGGATGTTTGGCCTTGAAGGCCTACTGGAGGATCCTTTGAGATCAGGCTGGCAGCTTGTATTTGTTGACAGGGAGAATGATGTGCTTCTCCTTGGCGACGATCCCTGGCC GGAGTTCGTCAACAGCGTATGGTGTATTAAAATACTCTCGCCTCACGACGTGCAGCAGATGGGAAAACAAGGTCTCGAGCTTTTGAACTCAGTATCCATGTCTAAGTCATCAAACAATAGCTGTGATGACTTTGCAAATCGCTCAGAATCTAGGAATATGGCCTCTGGCATCATGTCTGTTGCTACTCTCGACTATTAG
- the LOC107761773 gene encoding auxin response factor 6 isoform X2 codes for MRLSSAGSNQQSPEGENKCLNSELWHACAGPLVSLPAVGSRVVYFPQGHSEQVTASTNKEAEAHIPNYPSLAPQLICQLHNVTMHADMETDEVYAQMTLQPLSPEEQKEASFLPLDLGIPSKQPTNYFCKTLTASDTSTHGGFSVPRRAAEKVFPPLDFSQQPPVQELIARDLHDNEWKFRHIFRGQPKRHLLTTGWSVFVSAKRLVAGDSIIFIWNEKNQLFLGIRRANRSQTVMPSSVLSSDSMHLGLLAAAAHAAATNSRFTIFYNPRSCPSDFVVPLAKYVKAVYHTRISVGMRFRMLFETEESSVRRYMGTITGIGDLDPVRWPNSHWRSVKVGWDESTAGERQPRVSLWEVEPLTTFPMYPSPFPLRLKRSWPPGFPALSGMKDDDMVMNPMMWLRDVGDGGTQSINFQGIGVTPWMQPRIDVPIGGMQMDIYQAMAAGALQDLRSVDPSKQALTSLLQLQQSNGVTNSTSGLLYPQLFQQSQGQTAFLPSMAQGQSQVQPVSQPHIFQQQMLHQNSSTTIHQQQQQSPLEQRPPPQQQQAIRQLDSSSQSQQTSLQAFCSTQQESFTDTNVNHSTNSIVNPLHSLSGAVTRDEPSQLVSVPRSSSLLSPTGWPPKRVAVDPVLPSASSQRMSPFIDQPGTPNKNVSQNALSLPTFPGRDCPVGQEGNNDLHNHLLFGFNIDSPSLMQSDMRSLRGVGSDCESANVPFASSNYLSNAGNDFAQNPVMALSGCINVPGFTQTSENAGQESPHNTFVKVYKSGSFGRSLDITKFSSYHELRSELARMFGLEGLLEDPLRSGWQLVFVDRENDVLLLGDDPWPEFVNSVWCIKILSPHDVQQMGKQGLELLNSVSMSKSSNNSCDDFANRSESRNMASGIMSVATLDY; via the exons ATGAGGCTTTCTTCTGCTGGTTCCAATCAGCAGTCTCCTGAAG GGGAGAATAAATGTTTGAATTCTGAGCTTTGGCATGCATGCGCGGGACCTCTTGTTTCCCTACCAGCTGTTGGAAGCAGGGTGGTGTATTTCCCACAAGGGCATAGTGAGCAG GTTACTGCATCAACAAACAAGGAAGCTGAGGCTCATATTCCGAATTACCCAAGCCTGGCCCCACAACTTATTTGCCAGCTTCACAATGTTACCATGCAC GCTGATATGGAGACTGATGAGGTTTACGCTCAAATGACCTTGCAACCGTTGAGTCCT GAAGAGCAAAAGGAGGCATCTTTCCTTCCTTTAGATTTGGGTATCCCTAGTAAACAGCCAACAAATTACTTCTGTAAAACATTAACAGCAAGTGACACAAGTACTCATGGTGGATTTTCAGTACCTCGCCGTGCAGCAGAGAAAGTTTTTCCTCCATTG GACTTCTCTCAGCAGCCTCCAGTACAAGAGTTGATCGCTAGGGATCTCCATGACAATGAGTGGAAATTTAGACATATTTTCAGGG GTCAGCCGAAGAGGCATCTTCTTACAACTGGTTGGAGTGTGTTTGTAAGTGCAAAAAGACTTGTTGCTGGTGATTCAATCATTTTCATCTG GAATGAGAAGAATCAATTATTTCTTGGTATTCGACGTGCCAATCGGTCCCAAACTGTGATGCCGTCTTCAGTTTTATCAAGTGATAGCATGCATTTGGGTCTTTTGGCTGCTGCAGCTCATGCAGCAGCAACTAATAGCAGATTCACCATTTTTTATAATCCAAG GTCTTGTCCTTCAGACTTTGTTGTACCTCTTGCCAAGTATGTCAAAGCAGTATATCATACTCGCATTTCTGTAGGCATGCGCTTCAGAATGTTATTTGAAACTGAAGAATCTAGTGTTCGTCG TTACATGGGCACTATAACTGGCATAGGTGATTTGGATCCTGTTCGTTGGCCAAACTCACATTGGCGTTCAGTTAAG GTTGGCTGGGACGAGTCTACAGCTGGGGAAAGGCAACCAAGAGTCTCCCTATGGGAAGTCGAACCTTTAACAACATTCCCTATGTATCCATCCCCCTTTCCTCTGAGACTCAAGCGATCATGGCCACCTGGATTCCCGGCATTAAGTG GGATGAAGGATGATGACATGGTAATGAATCCTATGATGTGGCTCCGTGATGTTGGAGATGGTGGAACCCAATCTATCAATTTTCAGGGAATTGGAGTCACACCTTGGATGCAGCCCAGAATTGACGTCCCAATAGGTGGAATGCAAATGGATATTTATCAAGCTATGGCTGCCGGTGCCCTTCAAGATTTGAGGTCTGTGGATCCCTCTAAACAGGCTCTCACTTCGCTTCTGCAACTTCAGCAATCCAATGGTGTCACCAACAGCACTTCCGGACTACTATATCCACAGTTATTTCAACAGTCTCAAGGCCAAACAGCGTTTCTGCCGAGCATGGCACAGGGCCAGTCTCAAGTGCAACCTGTATCCCAGCCTCATATTTTTCAGCAACAAATGCTGCATCAAAATTCATCCACCACTATCCATCAGCAGCAACAGCAATCTCCTCTGGAGCAGCGGCCTCCTCCGCAGCAACAGCAAGCAATTAGACAGCTGGACTCGAGCTCTCAATCACAACAGACATCATTGCAAGCATTCTGTTCTACGCAACAAGAAAGCTTCACCGACACAAATGTGAATCATTCTACCAACTCAATTGTTAATCCACTGCACAGCCTATCGGGTGCAGTTACCAGGGATGAACCATCCCAGCTTGTCAGTGTTCCTAGATCGAGCTCCTTACTATCTCCTACCGGATGGCCACCAAAGAGGGTGGCTGTCGATCCTGTCCTTCCTTCTGCATCTTCACAGCGTATGTCACCCTTCATTGATCAGCCGGGAACACCCAACAAAAACGTATCTCAAAATGCTCTTTCTTTGCCAACGTTCCCAGGTAGGGACTGCCCCGTAGGTCAAGAAGGGAACAATGATCTCCACAATCATCTTTTGTTTGGGTTCAATATAGATTCCCCATCTCTTATGCAGAGCGATATGCGAAGCCTCAGGGGAGTTGGTAGCGATTGTGAGTCAGCAAATGTGCCCTTTGCTTCTTCCAACTACCTAAGTAATGCGGGCAATGATTTTGCTCAAAATCCAGTTATGGCACTCTCTGGTTGCATTAATGTACCAGGTTTCACACAGACTTCTGAAAATGCGGGACAAGAAAGCCCACATAACACCTTTGTTAAG GTCTATAAATCAGGGTCCTTCGGAAGGTCATTAGACATCACCAAGTTTAGCAGCTATCATGAGCTGCGAAGTGAGCTTGCACGGATGTTTGGCCTTGAAGGCCTACTGGAGGATCCTTTGAGATCAGGCTGGCAGCTTGTATTTGTTGACAGGGAGAATGATGTGCTTCTCCTTGGCGACGATCCCTGGCC GGAGTTCGTCAACAGCGTATGGTGTATTAAAATACTCTCGCCTCACGACGTGCAGCAGATGGGAAAACAAGGTCTCGAGCTTTTGAACTCAGTATCCATGTCTAAGTCATCAAACAATAGCTGTGATGACTTTGCAAATCGCTCAGAATCTAGGAATATGGCCTCTGGCATCATGTCTGTTGCTACTCTCGACTATTAG
- the LOC107761773 gene encoding auxin response factor 6 isoform X3, translating into MDHLVLITMRENKCLNSELWHACAGPLVSLPAVGSRVVYFPQGHSEQVTASTNKEAEAHIPNYPSLAPQLICQLHNVTMHADMETDEVYAQMTLQPLSPEEQKEASFLPLDLGIPSKQPTNYFCKTLTASDTSTHGGFSVPRRAAEKVFPPLDFSQQPPVQELIARDLHDNEWKFRHIFRGQPKRHLLTTGWSVFVSAKRLVAGDSIIFIWNEKNQLFLGIRRANRSQTVMPSSVLSSDSMHLGLLAAAAHAAATNSRFTIFYNPRSCPSDFVVPLAKYVKAVYHTRISVGMRFRMLFETEESSVRRYMGTITGIGDLDPVRWPNSHWRSVKVGWDESTAGERQPRVSLWEVEPLTTFPMYPSPFPLRLKRSWPPGFPALSGMKDDDMVMNPMMWLRDVGDGGTQSINFQGIGVTPWMQPRIDVPIGGMQMDIYQAMAAGALQDLRSVDPSKQALTSLLQLQQSNGVTNSTSGLLYPQLFQQSQGQTAFLPSMAQGQSQVQPVSQPHIFQQQMLHQNSSTTIHQQQQQSPLEQRPPPQQQQAIRQLDSSSQSQQTSLQAFCSTQQESFTDTNVNHSTNSIVNPLHSLSGAVTRDEPSQLVSVPRSSSLLSPTGWPPKRVAVDPVLPSASSQRMSPFIDQPGTPNKNVSQNALSLPTFPGRDCPVGQEGNNDLHNHLLFGFNIDSPSLMQSDMRSLRGVGSDCESANVPFASSNYLSNAGNDFAQNPVMALSGCINVPGFTQTSENAGQESPHNTFVKVYKSGSFGRSLDITKFSSYHELRSELARMFGLEGLLEDPLRSGWQLVFVDRENDVLLLGDDPWPEFVNSVWCIKILSPHDVQQMGKQGLELLNSVSMSKSSNNSCDDFANRSESRNMASGIMSVATLDY; encoded by the exons ATGGATCACCTGGTTCTTATTACCATGA GGGAGAATAAATGTTTGAATTCTGAGCTTTGGCATGCATGCGCGGGACCTCTTGTTTCCCTACCAGCTGTTGGAAGCAGGGTGGTGTATTTCCCACAAGGGCATAGTGAGCAG GTTACTGCATCAACAAACAAGGAAGCTGAGGCTCATATTCCGAATTACCCAAGCCTGGCCCCACAACTTATTTGCCAGCTTCACAATGTTACCATGCAC GCTGATATGGAGACTGATGAGGTTTACGCTCAAATGACCTTGCAACCGTTGAGTCCT GAAGAGCAAAAGGAGGCATCTTTCCTTCCTTTAGATTTGGGTATCCCTAGTAAACAGCCAACAAATTACTTCTGTAAAACATTAACAGCAAGTGACACAAGTACTCATGGTGGATTTTCAGTACCTCGCCGTGCAGCAGAGAAAGTTTTTCCTCCATTG GACTTCTCTCAGCAGCCTCCAGTACAAGAGTTGATCGCTAGGGATCTCCATGACAATGAGTGGAAATTTAGACATATTTTCAGGG GTCAGCCGAAGAGGCATCTTCTTACAACTGGTTGGAGTGTGTTTGTAAGTGCAAAAAGACTTGTTGCTGGTGATTCAATCATTTTCATCTG GAATGAGAAGAATCAATTATTTCTTGGTATTCGACGTGCCAATCGGTCCCAAACTGTGATGCCGTCTTCAGTTTTATCAAGTGATAGCATGCATTTGGGTCTTTTGGCTGCTGCAGCTCATGCAGCAGCAACTAATAGCAGATTCACCATTTTTTATAATCCAAG GTCTTGTCCTTCAGACTTTGTTGTACCTCTTGCCAAGTATGTCAAAGCAGTATATCATACTCGCATTTCTGTAGGCATGCGCTTCAGAATGTTATTTGAAACTGAAGAATCTAGTGTTCGTCG TTACATGGGCACTATAACTGGCATAGGTGATTTGGATCCTGTTCGTTGGCCAAACTCACATTGGCGTTCAGTTAAG GTTGGCTGGGACGAGTCTACAGCTGGGGAAAGGCAACCAAGAGTCTCCCTATGGGAAGTCGAACCTTTAACAACATTCCCTATGTATCCATCCCCCTTTCCTCTGAGACTCAAGCGATCATGGCCACCTGGATTCCCGGCATTAAGTG GGATGAAGGATGATGACATGGTAATGAATCCTATGATGTGGCTCCGTGATGTTGGAGATGGTGGAACCCAATCTATCAATTTTCAGGGAATTGGAGTCACACCTTGGATGCAGCCCAGAATTGACGTCCCAATAGGTGGAATGCAAATGGATATTTATCAAGCTATGGCTGCCGGTGCCCTTCAAGATTTGAGGTCTGTGGATCCCTCTAAACAGGCTCTCACTTCGCTTCTGCAACTTCAGCAATCCAATGGTGTCACCAACAGCACTTCCGGACTACTATATCCACAGTTATTTCAACAGTCTCAAGGCCAAACAGCGTTTCTGCCGAGCATGGCACAGGGCCAGTCTCAAGTGCAACCTGTATCCCAGCCTCATATTTTTCAGCAACAAATGCTGCATCAAAATTCATCCACCACTATCCATCAGCAGCAACAGCAATCTCCTCTGGAGCAGCGGCCTCCTCCGCAGCAACAGCAAGCAATTAGACAGCTGGACTCGAGCTCTCAATCACAACAGACATCATTGCAAGCATTCTGTTCTACGCAACAAGAAAGCTTCACCGACACAAATGTGAATCATTCTACCAACTCAATTGTTAATCCACTGCACAGCCTATCGGGTGCAGTTACCAGGGATGAACCATCCCAGCTTGTCAGTGTTCCTAGATCGAGCTCCTTACTATCTCCTACCGGATGGCCACCAAAGAGGGTGGCTGTCGATCCTGTCCTTCCTTCTGCATCTTCACAGCGTATGTCACCCTTCATTGATCAGCCGGGAACACCCAACAAAAACGTATCTCAAAATGCTCTTTCTTTGCCAACGTTCCCAGGTAGGGACTGCCCCGTAGGTCAAGAAGGGAACAATGATCTCCACAATCATCTTTTGTTTGGGTTCAATATAGATTCCCCATCTCTTATGCAGAGCGATATGCGAAGCCTCAGGGGAGTTGGTAGCGATTGTGAGTCAGCAAATGTGCCCTTTGCTTCTTCCAACTACCTAAGTAATGCGGGCAATGATTTTGCTCAAAATCCAGTTATGGCACTCTCTGGTTGCATTAATGTACCAGGTTTCACACAGACTTCTGAAAATGCGGGACAAGAAAGCCCACATAACACCTTTGTTAAG GTCTATAAATCAGGGTCCTTCGGAAGGTCATTAGACATCACCAAGTTTAGCAGCTATCATGAGCTGCGAAGTGAGCTTGCACGGATGTTTGGCCTTGAAGGCCTACTGGAGGATCCTTTGAGATCAGGCTGGCAGCTTGTATTTGTTGACAGGGAGAATGATGTGCTTCTCCTTGGCGACGATCCCTGGCC GGAGTTCGTCAACAGCGTATGGTGTATTAAAATACTCTCGCCTCACGACGTGCAGCAGATGGGAAAACAAGGTCTCGAGCTTTTGAACTCAGTATCCATGTCTAAGTCATCAAACAATAGCTGTGATGACTTTGCAAATCGCTCAGAATCTAGGAATATGGCCTCTGGCATCATGTCTGTTGCTACTCTCGACTATTAG